The following is a genomic window from Lepidochelys kempii isolate rLepKem1 chromosome 18, rLepKem1.hap2, whole genome shotgun sequence.
gggcagagccaggggcaccAGCTGCTGCGCGTTCATCCTCCAGCTCCCGCCCCGGCCGACGTCCCCGGGAAGCGGCGCGTTGCCGAGCAACCCGGGGCTTCCGGCGTGGGCGGGGCAGCACGCGGGGCGCTTCCGGCTCGCAACTTCCGGGGCGGAGGCGGCCAGCGCGGCCGGCATGGCGGCGGCGGGCAGCGCGGACAGCCCCGGGCCGGCCGCGCCAGAGGCGGAGCAGCGCGTGCGGGCCTGGGCAGCGGCGCAGAGAGCCCGCGGGCGGCGCGTGGCGCTGGTGACGTCGGGCGGGACCCAGGTGCCGCTGGAGGCGCGGGCCGTGCGCTTCCTGGAGAACTTCAGTAGCGGGCGGCGCGGGGCGGCCTCGGCCGAGCGCCTCGTGGGCGCCGGATACGGCGTCTGCTTCCTGCACCGCGCGCGCTCCGCCTTTCCGTGGGCGCGCGCGCTCCCGCCGCCGGGTCCCGCCCTCTTGGACGCTTTGCGCGTACACACGGGGCCTAGTGTCACCGCCGACCCAGCCGCGCTGCCGGGGCTCGTGCCCGCGCTGCTCGGGTACCAGCACGCCAAGGAGGCAGGCGCGCTCCTGCCGCTCGAGTTCACCGGCCTCACCGAGTACTTGGCGCTGCTGCGGGCCGCCGCCAGGGCCCTGGCGCCCTTCGGTACGGGGcgtgggtggggagaaggggcggCCGCCCCGCTGGGTGTCCTGGCCGGGGGGCGTGGCACCGGGGGGGTCAGGCCTGTCCAGTGTCTCTCACTGGCCACTGCCGGAAGGCTGGGGCCTGCTGGGGTCGGTGGACCCTGGGGCTGGCCGTGGGTGGGAGGGAGTCAGCCCTGTTTGAGGGGGGCCCTGGCGTGGGGAGGGATTGTGGCATTGGGTGGGAGAGAGGTCATCTCTTTTTTGGGGGGTCCCGGCATTGCGGGGGCCGGATCAGCCCCCCTCGGGGCCATCGGTGATTCTGGCTCCTTTCCCCCGTAGGCTCCAGCGTGATGTTCTACCTGGCAGCAGCCGTGTCAGATTTCTACATCCCAGCATCAGAGATGCCTGAGCACAAGATCCAGTCCTCTGAGGGCCCCCTGCAGGTGATGCAGCTTCTCCTGGGCACTGGGCCTTGCTCTGTGTCCCTTGTTGGATCTTGCTTGGCAAAAGTGTGATGTGGGGCAAAACCTGGCTTATTGATTCGGTGCGCTGCTAGCGCTCTGtggggaaccaggactcctgggccaCATTCCCTGCTCTCAGACTGACTTAAGttacctcgggcaagtcacttactcctCTTGGTCTGAGAGTTCATATACAAACCTGGGGTGTATTAACGCCTCTCACAGGGACTAAGAGCCTTATGACGGCTCAGTACTTTGAAAATAGTGTGCTATGGCGCCACTACCAAACCAGCCATCCCTATTCATTAGATTGGCAGTAATGAAAGCCTAGGTCTGTCTGTTTTTCCTCTGGTTTTTTCTCTATTCTTCCCTTTATTAAAGGCTTCCTTTTTGATAGGTAGCTATTTTACTGGGATCTccagtttccttttttaattatCCTTTCTCAGATAATTCCTCCATGGCAACAATTCATTCTCCattattagttatttgtattctggtagcacTTGGAAGCTCTGGCTGAGATTGGGTCCCAGTTGTGACAGGCTCTTTGTAAACATGAGgaaggagacagtccctgctcttaATAGCTTATAGTCTAGCTGGACAAATTAGACAAAAGGTGAGAAGGAAAACTGAagtgcagagaggggaagtgacttgcttaagatcacacagcaggtcagtgatagAGCTGGCAATAGAACCCAGTTCTTCTGAttcctagtccagtgctctaaCATCTGAGACCTAGACTTATACTAGCAGGCTGTGGAGGTAGCTGTCTCCTGTATGTAGCCTGAAGAGGTCATTGAAGAATGAAGCAGGGTCCTCTTTCCTTCCAGATGCTGTCTTCTGTATTTATTAATTCTTCTTTGATTAGCCTCTGTGCATGTACACTGTTGGGATGTGCAAACAGTGAAGCTTGGACTGATGGAACCTTCTAATAGCAGTGCCTGCTGAAGTGCTCACATGTCCGTCCTCCAAGGTTCCTCCAAACCAGTTTGATATCCAGGGAACAAATCAGGGAATCTAGAAGAAGTTCAAGTCTTCCAGTTCTGATCTTTCAGCCCTCAAGTTCACCTTCCCTCACCCATAGATTATGATCTCCCTAGGTAGTGGGGCTGGTTTCGCCTTCCTCCAGACAGCTGTTAAAGGAGCCTGCTCGCACAAgattcagtggaaagattccacCACCCTTGCTAATAGCAAAGGAAAGGTCTCCATTAATCCTAGATACTCcctgaagaatcatagaatcatagaatatcagggttggaagggatctcaggaggttatctagtccaaccccctgctcaaagcaggaccaatccccaattaaatcatcccagccagggctttgtcaagcctgaccttaaaaacttctaaggaaggagattctaccacctccctaggtaacgcattccagtgtttcaccaccctcctagtgaaaaagattttcctaatatccaacctaaacctcccccactgcaacttgagaccattactccttgtcctgtcctcttctaccactaagaatagtctagaaccatcctctctggaaccacctctcaggcagttgaaagcagctatcaaatcccccctcattcttctcttctgcagactaaacaatcccagttccctcagcctctcctcagaagtcatgtgttccagacccctaatcatttttgttgcccttcgctggactctctccaatttatccacatcctccttgtagtgtggggcccaaaactggacacagtactccagatgaggcctcaccaatgtcgaatagaggggaacgatcacgtccctcaatctgctggcaatgcccctacttatacatcccaaaatgccattggccttcttggcaacaagggcacactgctgactcatatccagcttctcatccactgtcacccctgggtctttttccgcagaactgctgcctagccattcggtccctagtctgtagctgtgcattgggttcttccgtcctaagtgcaggaccctgtacttgtccttgttgaacctcatcagatttcttttggctcaatcctccaatttgtctaggtccttctgtatcctatccctcccctccagcgtatctaccactcctcccagtttagtatcatccgcaaatttgctgagagtgcaatccacaccatcctccagatcatttatgaagatattgaacaaaaccggccccaggaccgacccttggggcactccacttgataccggctgccaactagacatggagccattgatcactacccgttgagcccaacaatctagccaactttctacccaccttatagtggattcatccagccc
Proteins encoded in this region:
- the PPCS gene encoding phosphopantothenate--cysteine ligase; translated protein: MAAAGSADSPGPAAPEAEQRVRAWAAAQRARGRRVALVTSGGTQVPLEARAVRFLENFSSGRRGAASAERLVGAGYGVCFLHRARSAFPWARALPPPGPALLDALRVHTGPSVTADPAALPGLVPALLGYQHAKEAGALLPLEFTGLTEYLALLRAAARALAPFGSSVMFYLAAAVSDFYIPASEMPEHKIQSSEGPLQITMKMVPKMLSPLVKEWAPEAFVISFKLETDPSILIDKSRKALETYRHQVVVANVLDSRRTSVLLVTKDSETKLSLSNEEIVQGVEIEEKIVSHLQSRHTAFIDKHSERKGPAYSSSELSETN